Proteins from one Enoplosus armatus isolate fEnoArm2 chromosome 4, fEnoArm2.hap1, whole genome shotgun sequence genomic window:
- the LOC139284159 gene encoding secretory carrier-associated membrane protein 1-like isoform X2 codes for MSDFDSNPFADPDFSNPFQAAPGNAPKSTPAPPQNTQPAIMKPTEEPPAYSQQQTQDQARAQAELLRRQEELEKKAAELDRRERELQSHGAAGGRKNNWPPLPEKFPVGPCFYHDIAVDIPVEFQKTVKIMYNLWMFHAGTLFVNMFGCLAWFCVDARRGVDFGLAMLWFLLFTPCSFVCWYRPLYGAFRSDSSFRFFVFFFVYICQFGVHVLQTIGLTSWGTCGWIAALTGLNTSIPVGIIMLLIAALFTALSVGSLIMFKKVHALYRTTGASFEKAQQEFATGVMSNKTVQTAAANAAANAATNAARGAFKPQP; via the exons ATGTCCGATTTTGACAGCAACCCCTTTGCAGACCCGGACTTCAGCAATCCCTTTCAG GCAGCCCCTGGAAATGCTCCCAAATCTACTCCTGCCCCTCCCCAGAACACACAACCTGCCATCATGAAGCCCACAGAAGAACCGCCGGCATACTCACAGCAACAGACTCAG gACCAAGCACGTGCTCAGGCTGAGTTGTTGAGAAGGCAGGAGGAGTTGGAGAAGAAAGCAGCAGAGCTTGATCGCCGGGAGAGAGAGTTACAGTCCCACGGAGCCGCGGGag GGCGCAAGAACAACTGGCCTCCCCTGCCAGAGAAGTTCCCCGTTGGCCCATGTTTCTACCATGATATTGCAGTGGACATTCCTGTCGAGTTCCAAAAGACTGTCAAGATCATGTACAACCTTTGGATGT ttcATGCAGGCACGCTCTTTGTGAACATGTTTGGCTGCCTGGCCTGGTTCTGTGTGGATGCACGTCGTGGTGTAGATTTTGGCCTGGCCATGCTATGGTTTCTGCTGTTTACCCCCTGTTCTTTCGTCTGCTGGTACAGACCGCTTTATGGGGCTTTCAG GAGTGACAGTTCATTCcgcttctttgtcttcttcttcgtctATATCTGTCAGTTTGGAGTTCACGTCTTACAAACTATTGGCCTCACAAGCTGGGGAACATG cGGTTGGATCGCAGCTTTAACTGGTCTGAACACCAGTATCCCAGTGGGCATCATCATGTTACTGATTGCAGCTCTGTTCACTGCACTGTCTGTGGGCTCACTCATTatgtttaaaaag GTGCACGCACTGTATCGTACCACTGGTGCTAGTTTTGAGAAGGCTCAGCAGGAGTTTGCGACTGGGGTCATGTCTAACAAGACCGTTCAGACTGCAGCTGCCAACGCTGCGGCTAATGCTGCAACCAATGCCGCTCGTGGGGCCTTCAAACCTCAGCCATAA
- the LOC139284159 gene encoding secretory carrier-associated membrane protein 1-like isoform X1: MSDFDSNPFADPDFSNPFQDPSVTQVTQSAPPGGLEEYNPFTDARTAAPGNAPKSTPAPPQNTQPAIMKPTEEPPAYSQQQTQDQARAQAELLRRQEELEKKAAELDRRERELQSHGAAGGRKNNWPPLPEKFPVGPCFYHDIAVDIPVEFQKTVKIMYNLWMFHAGTLFVNMFGCLAWFCVDARRGVDFGLAMLWFLLFTPCSFVCWYRPLYGAFRSDSSFRFFVFFFVYICQFGVHVLQTIGLTSWGTCGWIAALTGLNTSIPVGIIMLLIAALFTALSVGSLIMFKKVHALYRTTGASFEKAQQEFATGVMSNKTVQTAAANAAANAATNAARGAFKPQP; encoded by the exons ATGTCCGATTTTGACAGCAACCCCTTTGCAGACCCGGACTTCAGCAATCCCTTTCAG GATCCTTCGGTGACGCAGGTGACCCAGTCTGCCCCTCCTGGTGGTCTGGAAGAGTATAACCCCTTCACAGACGCCAGAACG GCAGCCCCTGGAAATGCTCCCAAATCTACTCCTGCCCCTCCCCAGAACACACAACCTGCCATCATGAAGCCCACAGAAGAACCGCCGGCATACTCACAGCAACAGACTCAG gACCAAGCACGTGCTCAGGCTGAGTTGTTGAGAAGGCAGGAGGAGTTGGAGAAGAAAGCAGCAGAGCTTGATCGCCGGGAGAGAGAGTTACAGTCCCACGGAGCCGCGGGag GGCGCAAGAACAACTGGCCTCCCCTGCCAGAGAAGTTCCCCGTTGGCCCATGTTTCTACCATGATATTGCAGTGGACATTCCTGTCGAGTTCCAAAAGACTGTCAAGATCATGTACAACCTTTGGATGT ttcATGCAGGCACGCTCTTTGTGAACATGTTTGGCTGCCTGGCCTGGTTCTGTGTGGATGCACGTCGTGGTGTAGATTTTGGCCTGGCCATGCTATGGTTTCTGCTGTTTACCCCCTGTTCTTTCGTCTGCTGGTACAGACCGCTTTATGGGGCTTTCAG GAGTGACAGTTCATTCcgcttctttgtcttcttcttcgtctATATCTGTCAGTTTGGAGTTCACGTCTTACAAACTATTGGCCTCACAAGCTGGGGAACATG cGGTTGGATCGCAGCTTTAACTGGTCTGAACACCAGTATCCCAGTGGGCATCATCATGTTACTGATTGCAGCTCTGTTCACTGCACTGTCTGTGGGCTCACTCATTatgtttaaaaag GTGCACGCACTGTATCGTACCACTGGTGCTAGTTTTGAGAAGGCTCAGCAGGAGTTTGCGACTGGGGTCATGTCTAACAAGACCGTTCAGACTGCAGCTGCCAACGCTGCGGCTAATGCTGCAACCAATGCCGCTCGTGGGGCCTTCAAACCTCAGCCATAA
- the LOC139284689 gene encoding LHFPL tetraspan subfamily member 2a protein-like, with amino-acid sequence MCHVIVTCRSMLWTLLSIVVAFAELIAFMSPDWLLGAPRSDSSASGAGVDSGVYRPSLGLYGRCLRIGTRGIGVSCGPYAGTFGEVASGFWQAAMLFLAAGTLLLGGVACISIFSLCFQSILKKSIFNICGLLQAIAGLLLMVGLMLYPAGWGSEKVISYCGPEASPFRPALCSLGWAFYAAIGGTLASFLCAVLSAQAEIATSSDKVQEEIEEGKSLICLL; translated from the exons ATGTGCCATGTTATTGTAACATGCCGCTCCATGCTCTGGACGCTGCTCAGTATTGTAGTGGCGTTTGCTGAGCTCATTGCCTTCATGAGCCCTGATTGGTTGCTGGGAGCCCCTCGGTCAGACTCCAGTGCAAGCGGCGCAGGAGTGGACTCCGGGGTGTACCGGCCGTCTCTTGGCCTCTACGGCCGCTGCCTTCGTATCGGGACCCGGGGAATAGGGGTGAGCTGTGGGCCCTACGCCGGGACATTTGGAGAAGTGGCCAGTGGCTTCTGGCAGGCGGCCATGTTGTTCCTGGCAGCAGGGACTTTACTACTGGGAGGAGTGGCCTGTATCTCCATCTTCAGCCTGTGCTTTCAGAGCATCCTGAAGAAGAGCATATTCAACATCTGTGGACTGCTCCAGGCTATCGCAG GCCTGTTGCTGATGGTGGGCCTCATGCTGTACCCTGCTGGTTGGGGTTCAGAGAAGGTGATCAGCTACTGCGGCCCCGAGGCCTCGCCCTTTAGGCCGGCTCTGTGTTCACTCGGCTGGGCGTTCTACGCAGCGATAGGGGGAACGCTGGCGAGCTTCCTGTGCGCCGTTTTGTCCGCACAGGCTGAGATTGCCACCTCCAGCGATAAGGTTCAAGAGGAGATTGAGGAGGGGAAGAGTCTGATCTGTCTGCTCTGA